One region of Syntrophobacter fumaroxidans MPOB genomic DNA includes:
- a CDS encoding helix-turn-helix domain-containing protein, with the protein MAEIEDRWLSVDEICKYLGVSSDTVYRWIDRFGMPAHRMGRLWKFKKDQVDAWVEAGGASADSSKEDVGKDSKK; encoded by the coding sequence ATGGCCGAGATTGAAGACCGCTGGTTATCGGTGGACGAGATATGCAAATACCTCGGGGTCAGCAGTGACACCGTGTATCGCTGGATCGACCGGTTCGGTATGCCAGCGCATCGCATGGGCCGACTCTGGAAGTTCAAGAAGGATCAGGTCGACGCCTGGGTCGAGGCCGGTGGCGCGTCCGCCGACTCGTCCAAGGAAGATGTAGGCAAGGATTCGAAAAAATGA
- a CDS encoding gamma-glutamylcyclotransferase family protein, whose protein sequence is MNIGDTAKLNTNPEDSPETILRLFVYGTLKRGYWNHQRFCAQARSIEPAVVWGRLYHLHAGFPAIEVPEGLILARGTADPLADAHRQQEIGTPRFGRPTGDWDQIHGELVTFTDPQRDLPPIDRLEDFRPGGHSMYQRVMVAVLCGRTSIPAWIYWMPCPAYGERVASGNWERT, encoded by the coding sequence ATGAACATTGGAGACACCGCGAAGCTGAACACAAACCCGGAGGACAGTCCCGAGACCATCCTCCGGCTCTTCGTCTACGGCACCCTGAAACGGGGCTACTGGAACCATCAACGCTTCTGCGCCCAGGCCCGCAGCATCGAACCGGCCGTGGTCTGGGGCAGGCTCTACCACCTCCACGCCGGGTTCCCGGCCATCGAGGTGCCGGAAGGTTTGATCCTGGCCCGGGGCACCGCCGATCCACTGGCCGACGCCCACAGGCAGCAGGAGATCGGCACGCCACGATTCGGCCGCCCGACCGGCGACTGGGATCAGATCCATGGGGAACTGGTGACCTTCACCGACCCGCAGCGGGATTTGCCGCCTATCGACCGGCTGGAAGACTTTCGGCCTGGCGGCCACAGCATGTACCAGCGGGTGATGGTGGCGGTGCTGTGCGGGCGCACCTCGATTCCAGCCTGGATCTACTGGATGCCATGCCCGGCTTATGGGGAGAGAGTCGCCAGCGGCAACTGGGAGCGCACTTGA